One Leptolyngbya sp. FACHB-261 DNA window includes the following coding sequences:
- a CDS encoding TetR/AcrR family transcriptional regulator: MPISENPLTTGEMRRKPRQARSQERVNRILDVAEELFASQGYAATTTNAIAARAEVPIGSLYQFFPDKTAILQALALRYAEMLHQQLVTIDETEQATLPLSDYVDQLIDTTDRFFTDNPSYHAIFMEVQGTVHELEEIDEATDAKLIQDLAKSLAKRDAELKPVDYEAIAFVLVKAIGTLLWLALSQKKTFRKRLVEETKRFTLNYLQSYFPSGRIPANNPAGMDC; the protein is encoded by the coding sequence ATGCCCATCTCTGAAAACCCTTTAACCACAGGCGAAATGCGACGCAAACCAAGGCAAGCCCGCAGTCAGGAGCGGGTCAATCGAATTCTGGATGTGGCAGAAGAACTGTTTGCGAGTCAAGGCTACGCAGCAACGACGACCAATGCAATCGCGGCTCGTGCCGAAGTCCCGATCGGGTCGCTTTACCAGTTTTTTCCAGACAAGACCGCGATTCTACAAGCCTTAGCCCTGCGCTATGCAGAAATGCTGCATCAACAGTTAGTCACCATTGATGAGACTGAGCAAGCTACCCTCCCCTTATCGGACTACGTGGATCAGTTGATTGATACCACCGATCGATTTTTTACTGATAACCCCAGCTACCATGCCATTTTCATGGAGGTTCAGGGAACGGTGCACGAATTGGAAGAAATCGATGAAGCAACCGATGCTAAGTTGATTCAGGATTTAGCCAAATCATTAGCTAAACGTGATGCAGAATTAAAACCTGTGGATTATGAAGCGATTGCCTTTGTGCTGGTAAAAGCGATTGGTACGTTACTGTGGCTAGCCCTCAGCCAGAAGAAAACGTTTCGGAAGCGATTGGTAGAAGAAACGAAGCGGTTCACATTAAACTACTTACAAAGCTACTTCCCATCAGGTCGAATACCAGCTAACAACCCGGCTGGAATGGACTGCTGA
- a CDS encoding tyrosine-type recombinase/integrase, which yields MEGSLQPQSPLFLTQGPNSQGQRVTYRVVYHLFVQLQKASGLEAVSLHRLRHTFATKLLLRGMESKHAIALTRHREGNLTAFCQASDSDRASVL from the coding sequence GTGGAGGGTTCTTTGCAACCGCAGAGCCCTTTGTTTCTAACGCAGGGACCGAACAGCCAAGGACAGCGAGTGACCTATCGGGTTGTCTACCACTTGTTTGTGCAGCTGCAGAAAGCGTCAGGTCTGGAGGCTGTGTCCCTGCACCGGCTAAGGCATACCTTTGCCACAAAACTGCTGCTGCGGGGGATGGAATCGAAACATGCGATAGCTTTGACTCGGCACCGTGAGGGTAACCTTACAGCGTTTTGCCAAGCGAGCGACAGCGACAGAGCGAGCGTTCTATAA
- a CDS encoding Coq4 family protein: protein MKLNNLTKPNASANAYGQQQTQSPILRGFKLFLAGLTIVKSSVSMIFGNNSLQTVGELAYGLLETPSYNLVAQHLNQDPACAELIHNRYIPPAHDLEILLTYPTDSLGYIYAARMKKMGFDPNLHAGMTAQSDAEYVELRLSQTHDLWHIVTGFDTSLVGEIGLQAFHLPQFPYPLATMLVANSLISTTLRAPEMLPQLLEAIAQGFLMGKTAKPLFARKWEEEWEKPLIQWQMELNIQPI, encoded by the coding sequence ATGAAACTGAATAATTTAACTAAGCCCAACGCCTCTGCTAACGCTTACGGTCAACAGCAGACGCAATCTCCAATCCTTAGGGGTTTCAAATTATTTCTAGCGGGACTGACCATCGTTAAATCATCAGTATCAATGATATTTGGAAACAATAGTTTGCAGACAGTTGGCGAACTAGCCTACGGATTGTTGGAAACTCCTTCCTACAATTTAGTGGCTCAACACTTAAACCAAGATCCGGCTTGTGCTGAACTGATCCACAATCGCTATATTCCTCCTGCCCACGATCTGGAAATCCTACTGACTTATCCCACTGATTCCCTGGGATACATTTATGCAGCGCGAATGAAGAAAATGGGTTTCGATCCTAACCTCCATGCCGGAATGACAGCGCAATCGGATGCCGAATACGTTGAGCTAAGGCTGAGCCAGACTCACGACCTCTGGCATATTGTGACCGGATTTGACACTTCTCTAGTTGGCGAAATTGGCTTGCAGGCATTCCATTTGCCGCAGTTTCCCTATCCGTTGGCGACCATGTTAGTCGCAAATAGTTTGATATCCACCACGCTAAGGGCACCAGAGATGTTGCCCCAATTGCTGGAGGCGATCGCCCAGGGATTTCTAATGGGCAAAACTGCCAAGCCACTCTTTGCCCGGAAGTGGGAAGAGGAGTGGGAGAAGCCCCTGATTCAATGGCAGATGGAGTTGAACATCCAGCCGATTTAA